One segment of bacterium DNA contains the following:
- a CDS encoding MauE/DoxX family redox-associated membrane protein, which translates to MNSTSKRIILLVLEWVCRLGIAVVYLLAAIPKLLDPLDFAKAIANYRVSFPIIGQDYIYPVAIFLPALEAVVAIALFSNKWKRIASLIAGAMLLMFIVLIGQAVARGLNIDCGCFGSGGVSKALASKVGINKILEDALWLVMCIFIFWRSAPAGQRRYALDRESVWK; encoded by the coding sequence ATGAACTCTACCTCTAAACGTATCATACTCCTCGTGCTGGAGTGGGTCTGCCGCCTCGGGATTGCCGTGGTGTATCTGTTGGCAGCAATCCCCAAATTGCTCGATCCCCTCGACTTTGCCAAGGCGATTGCCAACTACCGCGTATCCTTCCCCATCATTGGCCAGGATTACATCTATCCGGTGGCGATCTTTTTGCCGGCGCTCGAAGCGGTGGTGGCCATTGCGCTCTTTTCCAACAAATGGAAACGCATAGCCAGCCTGATTGCCGGAGCCATGTTGCTGATGTTTATTGTGCTCATCGGCCAGGCGGTGGCGCGCGGCCTGAATATCGACTGCGGCTGTTTCGGCAGCGGCGGTGTCTCCAAGGCTCTGGCCAGCAAAGTCGGGATCAACAAGATTCTGGAGGATGCTCTTTGGCTGGTCATGTGCATCTTCATCTTCTGGCGCTCGGCTCCCGCCGGGCAGAGGAGATATGCGCTGGACCGGGAGAGCGTGTGGAAGTGA
- a CDS encoding T9SS type A sorting domain-containing protein, giving the protein MTRSLWIGIWVLCGSVVFAQPNPLTRWTRTIAGDSIDTVTGIVQTGAGTYLLCGYTGSWGAGGWDMYVAALDSLGNSPWYRTYGTPYHDAALAIRRTADNYYIVTGYSQTQENGPLHVYLMKISSLGIQQWNRTYTGTAEEYANDVQQTTDGGYILTGASDAVGQTFNIYLRKTDAQGNPTWTRYINHNDDAGYSVQQTADGGYIIAGRTHYFEGDGYLVKTDATGHSQWTKYIGGSGDELFRAVKQTYDGGYIVAGKSNTSSGDDKPYLVKTDSLGRTQWTHTYGPAGTSGAFYSVDILADSNYIVSGTLRGHFYIARIDTDGIVRWDEEYTNSTWSMLPYAMQPTRDDCYIMAGYTTSQTHNWDFYILKTGRDRMTAGIEPRRDPIPLGYALSAYPNPFNASTTLSLSLPHSARAHIGLYDVSGRQVGTLADGVYEAGEHRIGFDGSALPSGIYFARLSTPDFATTQKLMLLK; this is encoded by the coding sequence ATGACACGCAGCTTGTGGATTGGGATCTGGGTATTGTGCGGCAGCGTGGTATTTGCGCAGCCGAACCCGCTGACGCGTTGGACGCGGACCATCGCCGGAGATTCGATTGACACCGTCACCGGAATTGTGCAGACCGGCGCCGGCACCTATCTGCTGTGCGGCTACACGGGAAGCTGGGGAGCGGGCGGCTGGGACATGTATGTGGCCGCGCTGGACAGCCTCGGCAATTCCCCTTGGTATCGCACCTACGGTACGCCGTACCACGATGCGGCGCTAGCCATCCGCCGCACGGCGGACAACTACTACATTGTCACCGGCTATTCCCAGACGCAGGAAAACGGGCCGCTGCATGTCTACCTGATGAAGATCAGCTCCCTCGGTATTCAGCAGTGGAACCGCACCTACACCGGCACCGCCGAAGAGTACGCCAACGACGTGCAGCAGACCACGGATGGCGGTTACATCCTGACCGGAGCCTCCGACGCGGTGGGGCAGACCTTCAACATCTATTTGCGCAAGACCGATGCGCAGGGCAACCCGACCTGGACGCGGTACATCAACCACAACGATGACGCCGGCTATTCGGTGCAGCAGACTGCCGACGGCGGCTACATCATCGCCGGGCGCACCCACTACTTCGAAGGCGACGGCTATCTGGTCAAGACCGATGCCACGGGCCACTCCCAATGGACAAAGTACATCGGCGGCTCGGGGGATGAGCTTTTCCGTGCGGTGAAGCAGACGTACGACGGCGGCTACATTGTGGCGGGCAAGAGCAACACCTCCTCGGGTGACGACAAGCCGTATCTGGTGAAGACCGATTCCCTCGGCCGCACGCAATGGACGCACACCTACGGCCCGGCGGGCACCAGCGGTGCCTTCTATTCGGTGGACATTCTGGCGGACAGCAATTACATTGTCAGCGGCACACTGCGCGGCCACTTCTACATTGCGCGCATCGACACCGACGGTATTGTCCGCTGGGATGAAGAGTATACCAACAGCACGTGGAGCATGCTGCCGTATGCCATGCAGCCGACCCGCGACGATTGCTACATCATGGCGGGCTACACCACCTCGCAGACGCACAACTGGGATTTCTATATTCTGAAAACGGGCCGCGACCGCATGACCGCGGGAATCGAGCCGCGCCGGGATCCGATCCCCCTGGGCTATGCGCTGTCGGCTTATCCCAATCCCTTCAATGCCTCCACCACGCTGAGTTTGAGTCTGCCGCACAGCGCGCGGGCGCACATCGGATTGTATGATGTGAGTGGCCGGCAGGTCGGCACTCTGGCCGATGGCGTGTATGAAGCCGGCGAGCACCGCATCGGATTCGATGGCAGTGCCCTGCCTTCCGGGATCTACTTCGCGCGTCTGAGCACGCCGGACTTTGCCACCACGCAAAAGCTGATGCTTTTGAAGTAA